In one Portunus trituberculatus isolate SZX2019 chromosome 31, ASM1759143v1, whole genome shotgun sequence genomic region, the following are encoded:
- the LOC123511208 gene encoding uncharacterized protein LOC123511208 — MSKTEGLSTVPTTTAAPFTTLVNIIILMTFLAPHVSPAHLLISPRPHYIEEIRPVLPTNGPFMVQQQQQQQQPLLEAAPLQVQEPRKRAAIVLDKLMFALQKALDEPSSPSHPQSAPLPPRTPSYTGPLDLQRRGNGDGRLYWRCYFNAVSCF, encoded by the exons ATGTCCAAAACAGAAGGGCTCTCTACAgtccccaccaccactgcagctcCTTTCACCACCCTCGTCAATATCATTATATTGATGACTTTCCTAGCGCCCCACGTGTCCCCTGCCCATCTCCTGATCAGTCCACGGCCTCACTATATTGAAGAGATACGACCTGTCTTACCCACCAATGGCCCGTTCAtggtacagcagcagcagcagcagcagcagccacttCTGGAAGCCGCCCcgctacag GTGCAGGAGCCACGGAAGCGTGCTGCCATAGTCTTGGACAAGTTGATGTTTGCTCTCCAAAAGGCCTTGGATGagccctcctccccatcccatcCACAGTCTGCTCCTCTGCCCCCCAGAACACCTTCTTATACAGGACCC CTTGATCTGCAGCGccgtggtaatggtgatggtcgCCTGTATTGGAGGTGCTACTTCAATGCTGTGTCTTGCTTCTAA